Proteins encoded together in one Olsenella timonensis window:
- a CDS encoding MarR family winged helix-turn-helix transcriptional regulator produces MDYEDAARKLIMYSRGVAKGAIGTAYGMSMGEDPVLEYLSRHEDGMSPSDLAEKLGYTRPRMTRIIDSLESKGYVERIPDAHDRRRVIVHCTDEGCAHAQHRQSDGVSSLAATLSKMGEHDARELLKGLETAYSITYNKDDIFGGSTKR; encoded by the coding sequence ATGGACTACGAGGACGCCGCCAGAAAGCTCATCATGTATTCGCGTGGTGTTGCAAAGGGTGCCATCGGAACGGCCTATGGCATGTCAATGGGCGAAGATCCCGTCCTCGAGTACCTCTCTCGTCACGAGGATGGCATGAGCCCGTCTGACCTGGCGGAGAAGCTCGGCTACACGCGTCCGCGCATGACTCGCATCATCGATTCCCTGGAGTCGAAGGGGTACGTCGAGCGCATTCCTGACGCGCACGATCGTCGACGCGTGATCGTGCACTGCACCGATGAGGGGTGCGCCCACGCTCAGCATCGCCAGTCCGATGGCGTCTCGAGCCTTGCCGCGACGCTGAGCAAGATGGGCGAGCATGACGCCCGCGAGCTGCTCAAGGGCCTGGAGACTGCCTACAGCATCACCTACAACAAAGACGACATATTTGGTGGCTCCACGAAGCGCTAG